A genomic stretch from Sphingomonas faeni includes:
- a CDS encoding dicarboxylate/amino acid:cation symporter, translating to MSQTTRILAALIGGIAIGIAAAAWSPANAIAATAVTQPIGSAWLHGLQMVIVPLVVGLLVTGIGATTEAARAGRITVRAMVMIVVILWSTTIMSALVMPLILEAFPLPHALGSALRAALTGAAPVGPVPGIGAFFDTIVPTNIVAAASSDSFLPLTVFALAFAFAVTKLPDDRRRVLTGFFQAVVDALLIIIKWVLKLAPIGIFALAYGVGARTGTAAFGALLHYIVCVSAIGFVVLLSAYPIGMIGGRVGFGRFARAVAPAQAVAISTQSSLASLPAMLKASTDLGASPATAGIVLPLSVAVFRATSPAMNLAVALYVAHWLGLRIGPGQMAAGVATAAITTMGSISLPGTISFVASVAPVALAMGIPLEVLGLLIAVETIPDLFRTVGNVTMDTAVTISVAARSDHGNGAQEIPHEVSHARP from the coding sequence ATGTCGCAGACTACACGGATTCTCGCAGCCCTGATCGGCGGCATCGCGATCGGCATCGCCGCCGCCGCCTGGTCGCCCGCGAACGCGATCGCGGCGACCGCGGTGACGCAGCCGATCGGGTCGGCGTGGCTGCACGGATTGCAGATGGTGATCGTGCCGCTCGTCGTCGGGCTGCTCGTGACCGGGATCGGCGCGACCACCGAGGCGGCGCGCGCCGGGCGGATCACCGTACGCGCGATGGTGATGATCGTCGTCATCCTGTGGAGCACGACGATCATGTCGGCACTGGTCATGCCGTTGATCCTGGAAGCCTTTCCACTGCCGCATGCGCTCGGATCAGCACTGCGCGCCGCGCTGACGGGCGCCGCGCCGGTCGGGCCGGTGCCGGGGATCGGCGCATTCTTCGACACGATCGTGCCGACCAACATCGTTGCCGCGGCATCCAGCGACTCGTTCCTGCCGCTCACAGTCTTTGCGCTGGCGTTCGCCTTTGCCGTGACGAAGCTGCCCGACGATCGCCGCCGCGTGCTGACCGGTTTCTTCCAGGCGGTCGTCGATGCGTTGCTGATCATCATCAAATGGGTGCTGAAGCTCGCACCGATCGGCATCTTCGCGCTTGCCTACGGCGTCGGGGCGCGCACCGGGACGGCTGCGTTCGGCGCGTTGCTGCACTATATCGTCTGCGTCTCGGCGATCGGCTTCGTCGTCCTGCTGTCCGCCTATCCGATCGGGATGATCGGCGGCCGGGTCGGCTTCGGCCGGTTCGCGCGCGCGGTCGCACCGGCGCAGGCGGTGGCGATCAGCACGCAGTCGTCGCTCGCCTCGCTGCCGGCGATGCTGAAGGCCTCGACCGATCTCGGCGCGTCGCCCGCCACCGCCGGGATCGTCCTGCCGCTGTCGGTCGCGGTGTTCCGCGCGACCAGCCCGGCGATGAACCTCGCGGTCGCGCTGTACGTCGCGCACTGGCTGGGGCTGCGGATCGGGCCTGGGCAGATGGCGGCTGGCGTGGCGACTGCGGCGATCACGACGATGGGGTCGATCTCGCTGCCCGGCACGATCAGCTTCGTCGCCTCGGTCGCGCCGGTGGCGCTGGCGATGGGCATCCCCCTGGAGGTGCTGGGTCTGCTCATCGCGGTGGAGACCATACCCGACCTGTTTCGCACCGTCGGGAACGTGACGATGGACACCGCCGTTACCATCTCCGTTGCAGCGCGGTCCGATCACGGGAACGGCGCTCAGGAGATTCCGCATGAAGTATCGCACGCTCGGCCCTGA
- a CDS encoding aldo/keto reductase yields MKYRTLGPDFEVSALGLGCMPMAGIGKGMYGEANAYESIATIHRAIELGVTLFDTAEIYGPLVNEELIGQAIRGKRDGVVIATKFGFRYDENGMTGVDSTPANVRRACEGSLKRLGVETIDLLYQHRVDPGVPIEDTVGAMAELVREGKVRHLGLSEAGLDTIRRAAATHPIAALQSEYSLWERGVEEAILPLCRELGIGFVPYSPLGRGFLTGQIAARSDLPEGDYRRNDPRYSEENFAKNMEMVAVVKSIADAHGASPAQVALAWLLAQGDDIVPIPGSKRRVTLEDSMKAADVALTADDLAKLDAAAPRGGTAGPRYGEKALSMTRI; encoded by the coding sequence ATGAAGTATCGCACGCTCGGCCCTGATTTCGAGGTTTCCGCGCTGGGTCTCGGCTGCATGCCGATGGCCGGTATTGGCAAGGGGATGTACGGCGAGGCCAACGCCTACGAGAGCATCGCCACGATCCACCGCGCGATCGAGCTGGGCGTGACGCTGTTCGATACCGCCGAGATCTATGGCCCGCTGGTCAACGAGGAACTGATCGGCCAGGCGATCCGCGGCAAGCGCGACGGCGTCGTGATCGCGACCAAGTTCGGGTTCCGGTATGATGAGAACGGGATGACCGGGGTGGACTCGACGCCGGCCAATGTGCGGCGCGCTTGCGAGGGATCGCTGAAGCGGCTCGGGGTCGAGACGATCGACCTGCTGTACCAGCACCGCGTCGATCCGGGCGTGCCGATCGAGGATACGGTCGGCGCGATGGCGGAGCTGGTGCGCGAGGGGAAGGTGCGGCATCTGGGGCTGTCGGAGGCTGGGCTCGACACGATCCGGCGGGCTGCCGCGACGCATCCTATCGCCGCGTTGCAGAGCGAGTATTCGTTGTGGGAGCGCGGCGTGGAGGAGGCGATCCTGCCGTTGTGCCGCGAACTCGGGATCGGGTTCGTGCCGTATTCGCCGCTGGGTCGGGGGTTTCTAACGGGGCAGATTGCGGCTCGTTCGGATCTGCCGGAGGGCGACTATCGGCGGAACGATCCGCGGTATTCGGAGGAGAACTTCGCCAAGAACATGGAGATGGTGGCGGTGGTGAAGTCTATCGCCGACGCGCATGGGGCGAGTCCTGCGCAGGTGGCTCTTGCCTGGTTGTTGGCGCAGGGGGACGACATCGTGCCGATCCCTGGGTCGAAGCGGCGGGTTACGCTGGAGGACAGCATGAAGGCGGCGGATGTGGCGCT